ACGACGAGGTGCGTGAGCCACAAACGTATCTCGCCATCCTCAAAGCGATTGGTGCAGGCAACCACACCGCGCAGGAGATCAGCAACGCCAGTCTGGTTGGCAGCGCCCACCTCGCGGCCTATCTTGCCGTCCTCCAGGAACTGCGCCTGGTCGAACGGCGTTTGCCAGCAACAACGCCGGCGGCTGAACGACGCACTGCGCGCAAGGGCCGCTACCATCTGAGCGATCCCTATTTCCGGTTCTACTTCCGTTTTGTAGCTCCCTATCACGAGATACTGGAGATGGAGCCAGATCAAGTGCTCGAGAGCGTTCGGCAGGGCATGCGCGCCTTCGTCGGTCAAACGGCATTCGAGCAATTGGCCCAGGAATGGGTGATCAAGGCTGGCCGGGCCGGAGAGGCTGGCCGGGCCGGAGAGGCTGGCCGGGCCGGAGAGGCTGGCCGGGCCGGAGAGGCTGGCCGGGCCGGAAAGGCTGGCCGGGCCGGAAAGGCAGGCCGTAGCGGCCGTCTTGCCTGGCAACCCACCGTGGTGGGCAGCCATTGGAGTCGACGTGTGCAGGTAGATGTTGTCGCTGCGAACTGGGAGACACACGAACTCTTCCTGGGCGAGTGCAAATGGACGGGTGAGGTGGTTGGTCGCGAGACGATGATTGAGCTTGTTGAGGGGAAGACGCCCAAAGTTCTCGCAGACATGGGCGGTGCAGGAGATGAATGGCGTGTGCAGCATGGGCTGTTTTCCAGGCGGGGGTTCAGCGAGGCAGTGCGCACAGAAGCGCAACGGGCAGGGATGCTGCTCGTTGACTTGGAGCAGATGGATAGCGATCTCACCGACAGCTAATGCGGTCCTTGCGATGTTCTCCGGAGGCGGCCTCAAGCCGTCGGCGCTGGATTGTGCCGCCAACGAAGGCAGATCACACGACACCTGCTTGATTTCATTGGCGCACATAGGTGGGAGGAACTTCGTCGCGAGTGGGTGTTGCGAGTGAGCAGTGCTGGGCGGCTTCCTTATCTTGTCGATCAGGTGGGCAGCAGCTGGACGAAGACATCCCAGGTTGACATCGTGGGGATCCATGCCATGGAGAAGACGCTCAGCCGCCAAGAGGCGACAACTGGGCGGCGGAGGGCATGCGCTTGCTGGACTTGCAGCAGGTCGACGAAGTTCTGGCCGGATGGGAAGAAGGTGGGATTTGACAGGCGATACTGTCGGGTTTTGTTTTGGTGGAGAAGCAGTGTGGCGCCGGCCGGCCGCGGCCCGACCGTGATGACAACTGTTCCAGACGTTGTGCTGCCTTCGCCTCACAGCGATTTCGTGTTCCGTATTGGCCAATACCCGATCAAGTGACAATGGAAATTGAACCGAACTGTGCTAGACTTCGCCGCAATTTCCGCAACGCAATCACCTCTCACGGAGACAAGAAGAACTCTGGCTCTGCCCCGCGTTCAGCCTCCCTGAAGGAAGACCAGTGGTCATTCACAGTGGAAGACCGAAGGTTTGTCGATGATGCCAGTTCCTGAATCCGCCCTCGGCTATGGTTTCGACAACGGCCCCGGAGGCGCCCACACAAGCCGCACCATGATGTTGTCTGAGTTACGCTTGCTGCTGGCAGCCTGTCCGCCTTCGGCAACTTACCAGCAGTACCGCACAGCGATCCTGGCACAAAACGTCCTCCTTAAGCGCACGGAGGCCACGCGCCGTGAATCACTCCGGCGGCTGCGTGAACTCTATGGTTTGATACCCTGTCTGCTGGTGTTCCGAGGGCTGCGCGACCTGTGGGGTGAAGCGCCGGCCGAGCAGCCGCTGCTGGCGCTGCTGGCCGCGCTGGCGCGTGACCCGCTGCTGCGGGCCACAGCAAATACCATCCAGGCGACGCCTCATGGTGCAGCAGTTACCGCTGCCATGTTCGCCGAAACGGTAGCTGCCCAATTCCCTGGTCGCATGAATGCAATGACTCACGCCAGTATTAGTCGGCACGCGGCGGCAAGCTGGACCCAGGCCGGTCATTTACAGGGCCGATCTCATAAGACCCGCAGGCATCCTCTCTGCGGGCCCGCCGCGGTCGCTTACGCATTGCTTCTCGGCCATCTGTGCGGTGCACGTGGAGAAGCATTATTCAGCACATTTTGGATGCAGATGACAGATCTTCCCATCGCCCAGGCCCACGAGCAGGCCTTTCTGGCTGCGCAGCGCGGTTGGCTGGAATACCGCCACACCGGCGCCGTGACCGAGATCGGCTTCTCCCACCTGCTGCGAAAGGAGCCGATCCAGGATGAGTGAGATCGATCTGCTGGTGCGCGAGTACGAACGCTTTGTGGCGCTGCCCTGGCAGAGCAACGTGGCAGGTCCTGAACGGGTCTGGTTTGCCGTTTACGATCCGCCCCAGGAGCGCCGGCTGCGGCTGCACATCCCCGAATTCGAGATCGCCACCACCAAGGCCGGCCACGGCTGGCATTTTGTCGACCTGACCGACGCCTTCGCGCGTTGGATGGCGGGCCACAAGTATCGCGAGGCCTACTTCCAGCGGCCTCATTTGATGACCGACGCCGTGTTGGCCGGCTTCAAGTCCACCGTCGTTGAGCAGATCGTGGCTGCGCTCACCGGGCCCAACGTCGACGCCAACGCCGTAGTCGCCGTCAGCGGGCTGGCAGCGCTGTTCGGCTTCGTGCGAGCCTCGGAGGTGATGGAGGCCGTTGCGCCGTCGATCCGCGGCCGCCTGCTGGTCTTCTTCCCCGGCAGCTACGAGAACAAGATGTACCGTCTACTGGACGCCAGGGATGGCTGGAACTACCTGGCCATCCCCATTACCGCGCAAGCGCAGAGGTAGATCCCCATGCAGAACCGTGCCGTCTTCGCCCAGGATCCCACCACTTTCTCCATTCCCAACGACGGCGTAACCGTTGTCGCCGATCCGCAAACGCCAGAGGAGTGGGACGTTCTGCGCTATGAGCTGAGCTCTTTTGTCTGCGACGGCGAGTACCGGGAGGGCCTGCACCGTATC
This genomic stretch from Caldilineales bacterium harbors:
- a CDS encoding DUF234 domain-containing protein; translation: MCRQRRQITRHLLDFIGAHRWEELRREWVLRVSSAGRLPYLVDQVGSSWTKTSQVDIVGIHAMEKTLSRQEATTGRRRACACWTCSRSTKFWPDGKKVGFDRRYCRVLFWWRSSVAPAGRGPTVMTTVPDVVLPSPHSDFVFRIGQYPIK
- a CDS encoding DUF1788 domain-containing protein, with the translated sequence MSEIDLLVREYERFVALPWQSNVAGPERVWFAVYDPPQERRLRLHIPEFEIATTKAGHGWHFVDLTDAFARWMAGHKYREAYFQRPHLMTDAVLAGFKSTVVEQIVAALTGPNVDANAVVAVSGLAALFGFVRASEVMEAVAPSIRGRLLVFFPGSYENKMYRLLDARDGWNYLAIPITAQAQR